A stretch of Canis lupus baileyi chromosome 7, mCanLup2.hap1, whole genome shotgun sequence DNA encodes these proteins:
- the BRPF3 gene encoding bromodomain and PHD finger-containing protein 3 isoform X2 produces MRKPRRKSRQNAEGRRSPSPYSLKCSPTRETLTYAQAQRIVEVDIDGRLHRISIYDPLKIITEDELTAQDITECNSNKENSEQPQFPGKSKKPSSKGKKKESCSKHGSGTSFHLPQPSFRMVDSGSQPEAPPLPAAYYRYIEKPPEDLDAEVEYDMDEEDLAWLDMVNEKRRVDGHSVVSADTFELLVDRLEKESYLESRSSGAQQSLIDEDAFCCVCLDDECHNSNVILFCDICNLAVHQECYGVPYIPEGQWLCRCCLQSPSRPVDCVLCPNKGGAFKQTSDGHWAHVVCAIWIPEVCFANTVFLEPIEGIDNIPPARWKLTCYICKQKGLGAAIQCHKVNCYTAFHVTCAQRAGLFMKIEPMRETSLNGTIFTVRKTAYCEAHSPPGAATTRRKGDSPGSLSEAGDEEGLKEGCGEEEEKEEVEEEEEDEGQGGVGGPLKGLPKKNKMALKQKIKKEPEEVSRDTPSTVPMVTVPQIPSYRLNKICSGLSFQRKNQFIQRLHNYWLLKRQARNGVPLIRRLHSHLQSQRNAEQREQDEKTSAVKEELKYWQKLRHDLERARLLIELIRKREKLKREQVKIQQAAMELELMPFNVLLRTTLDLLQEKDPAHIFAEPVNLSEVPDYLEFISKPMDFSTMRRKLESHLYRTLEEFEEDFNLIVTNCMKYNAKDTIFHRAAVRLRDLGGAILRHARRQAENIGYDPERGTHLPESPKLEDFYRFSWEDVDNILIPENRAHLSPEVQLKELLEKLDLVSAMRSSGARTRRVRLLRREINALRQKLAQPPPPPQPPSLNKTVSNGELPAEAQGDVTVLEQAPQEEPEDDGDRDDSKLPPPPTLEPTGPAPSLSEQDSPPDPPTLKPINDSKPPSRFLKPRKVEEDELLEKSPLQIGSEPLQRLLSDNGINRVSLMAPDVPAGTPLSGVGRRTSVLFKKAKNGVKLQRSPDRALENGEDHGAVGSPASPASIEDEQHSRKRPRSRSCSESEGERSPRQEEETGVTNGFGKHTESGSDSECSLGLSGGLAFEACSGLTPPKRSRGKPALSRVPFLEGVNGDSDYSSSDHRSQDAPGGPPAQWCPHPCPPAGCAEAGRAETGRGWREALPCPLL; encoded by the exons ATGAGGAAGCCGCGCCGGAAGTCGCGGCAGAATGCCGAGGGCCGGCGTTCCCCATCCCCCTACAGTCTGAAGTGTTCACCTACTCGGGAGACCTTAACATATGCCCAGGCCCAGCGGATCGTTGAGGTGGACATTGATGGACGCCTGCATCGAATCAGCATCTATGACCCACTCAAAATCATTACAGAGGATGAGCTGACCGCCCAGGATATTACCGAATGCAATAGTAACAAGGAAAACAGTGAGCAGCCTCAGTTCCCTGGTAAGTCCAAAAAACCCTCCTCCAAGGGCAAGAAGAAGGAGTCCTGTTCCAAACATGGATCTGGCACTTCCTTCCACCTCCCGCAACCCAGCTTTCGCATGGTGGACTCAGGCAGCCAGCCAGAAGCACCCCCACTGCCTGCTGCCTACTATCGCTACATCGAGAAGCCACCTGAAGACCTGGATGCCGAAGTAGAGTATGACATGGATGAGGAGGACCTTGCCTGGCTGGACATGGTGAACGAGAAGCGACGTGTAGATGGGCATAGTGTGGTGTCAGCAGACACCTTTGAGCTGCTGGTAGACCGGCTTGAGAAGGAGTCCTACTTGGAGAGTCGCAGCAGTGGGGCCCAGCAGTCACTTATTGATGAAGACGCCTTTTGCTGTGTGTGCCTGGATGACGAATGCCACAATAGCAATGTCATTCTCTTCTGTGACATCTGCAACCTTGCTGTACACCAGGAGTGCTATGGTGTCCCCTATATCCCTGAGGGCCAGTGGCTATGTCGCTGCTGCCTACAATCTCCCTCCCGGCCTGTGGATTGCGTCCTATGCCCCAATAAGGGTGGCGCCTTCAAACAGACCAGCGATGGGCACTGGGCGCACGTGGTGTGTGCCATCTGGATCCCTGAAGTCTGCTTCGCTAACACCGTGTTCCTGGAGCCCATTGAGGGCATCGACAACATCCCACCTGCCCGCTGGAAACTAACCTGCTATATCTGCAAGCAGAAGGGACTGGGGGCAGCCATCCAGTGCCATAAGGTGAACTGCTACACGGCCTTCCATGTGACATGTGCACAGCGGGCTGGGCTTTTCATGAAGATTGAGCCTATGCGTGAGACCAGCCTCAATGGCACCATCTTCACAGTACGCAAGACTGCCTACTGTGAGGCCCACTCACCGCCAGGTGCTGCCACTACTAGGAGGAAGGGTGACTCCCCTGGAAGCCTCAGTGAGGCTGGGGATGAGGAAGGGCTGAAGGAGGGgtgtggagaggaggaagagaaggaagaggtggaagaggaagaggaagatgaaggCCAAGGTGGGGTAGGTGGCCCCCTCAAGGGACTGCCCAAGAAGAACAAGATGGCTTTGAAGCAGAAGATCAAGAAGGAGCCAGAGGAAGTGAGCCGAGATACACCCTCCACTGTCCCCATGGTCACTGTCCCACAGATACCTTCTTATAG GTTGAACAAGATCTGTAGTGGTCTCTCCTTTCAGAGGAAAAACCAGTTCATACAGCGGCTTCACAACTATTGGCTATTGAAGCGGCAGGCACGGAACGGCGTCCCTCTCATCCGACGCCTGCATTCCCACCTGCAGTCCCAAAGAAATGCTGAGCAG CGAGAGCAGGACGAGAAGACAAGTGCAGTGAAGGAAGAGCTAAAATACTGGCAGAAGCTCCGGCACGACTTGGAGCGGGCGCGGCTGCTGATTGAGCTGATTCGGAAAAGAGAGAAGCTCAAGAGGGAACAG GTCAAGATCCAGCAGGCTGCCATGGAGCTGGAGCTGATGCCATTCAATGTTCTGCTGAGGACCACACTGGACTTGCTGCAGGAGAAGGATCCGGCACACATCTTTGCTGAACCTGTCAACCTGAGTGAG GTTCCAGATTACTTGGAATTCATATCCAAGCCAATGGATTTTTCTACTATGAGGCGGAAGCTGGAGTCTCATCTATACCGCACCTTGGAGGAGTTTGAGGAGGACTTTAACCTTATAGTTACCAACTGCATGAAGTATAATGCTAAAGACACAATTTTCCACCGAGCAGCTGTCCGTCTGCGGGACCTGGGAGGGGCCATCTTGCGGCATGCCCGGCGGCAGGCAGAGAACATCGGCTATGACCCCGAGAGGGGCACCCACTTGCCTGAGTCACCCAAATTGGAGGACTTTTACCGCTTCTCCTGGGAAGACG TGGACAACATCCTCATCCCAGAGAACCGGGCCCATTTGTCCCCGGAGGTGCAGCTGAAGGAGCTGCTGGAGaaattggacctggtgagtgccaTGCGGTCCAGTGGGGCCCGGACCCGCCGCGTCCGCCTACTGCGCAGAGAGATCAATGCACTTCGGCAGAAGCTGgcacagccaccaccaccaccacagccacCATCACTGAACAAGACTGTGTCCAATGGGGAGCTGCCAGCCGAGGCCCAGGGGGATGTGACTGTGTTGGAGCAAGCCCCACAGGAGGAGCCAGAAGACGATGGGGACAGAG ACGATTCCAAACTGCCTCCCCCACCAACCCTGGAGCCCACTGGGCCTGCACCTTCCCTGTCTGAGCAAGACTCTCCTCCAGACCCTCCTACTCTGAAACCCATTAATGATAGCAAACCTCCAAGCCGATTCCTAAAGCCCAGAAAGGTGGAAGAGGATGAGCTCTTGGAAAAATCACCTCTGCAGATTGGGAGTGAGCCCTTGCAACGCCTGCTCAGTGACAATGGCATCAACAGAGTGTCTCTCATGGCCCCTGATGTCCCTGCTGGTACCCCACTCAGTGGCGTGGGCCGCCGCACGTCAGTCCTCTTCAAGAAGGCCAAGAATGGGGTTAAGCTACAGAGGAGCCCAGATAGGGCCCTAGAGAATGGTGAGGACCATGGTGCAGTGGGCTCTCCTGCCTCTCCGGCCAGCATCGAGGATGAGCAACACTCCCGGAAGCGGCCAAGAAGCAGGAGCTGTAGTGAGAGCGAAGGGGAGAGGTCCCCCcggcaggaggaggagacag GCGTGACCAACGGCTTTGGAAAACACACCGAAAGCGGGTCTGACTCAGAATGTAGTTTGGGTCTCAGTGGTGGACTGGCATTTGAAGCTTGCAG TGGTCTGACGCCCCCCAAACGCAGCCGTGGGAAGCCAGCCCTATCTCGCGTCCCCTTCCTGGAAGGTGTAAATGGAGATTCTGACTACAGCAGCTCAG
- the BRPF3 gene encoding bromodomain and PHD finger-containing protein 3 isoform X1: MRKPRRKSRQNAEGRRSPSPYSLKCSPTRETLTYAQAQRIVEVDIDGRLHRISIYDPLKIITEDELTAQDITECNSNKENSEQPQFPGKSKKPSSKGKKKESCSKHGSGTSFHLPQPSFRMVDSGSQPEAPPLPAAYYRYIEKPPEDLDAEVEYDMDEEDLAWLDMVNEKRRVDGHSVVSADTFELLVDRLEKESYLESRSSGAQQSLIDEDAFCCVCLDDECHNSNVILFCDICNLAVHQECYGVPYIPEGQWLCRCCLQSPSRPVDCVLCPNKGGAFKQTSDGHWAHVVCAIWIPEVCFANTVFLEPIEGIDNIPPARWKLTCYICKQKGLGAAIQCHKVNCYTAFHVTCAQRAGLFMKIEPMRETSLNGTIFTVRKTAYCEAHSPPGAATTRRKGDSPGSLSEAGDEEGLKEGCGEEEEKEEVEEEEEDEGQGGVGGPLKGLPKKNKMALKQKIKKEPEEVSRDTPSTVPMVTVPQIPSYRLNKICSGLSFQRKNQFIQRLHNYWLLKRQARNGVPLIRRLHSHLQSQRNAEQREQDEKTSAVKEELKYWQKLRHDLERARLLIELIRKREKLKREQVKIQQAAMELELMPFNVLLRTTLDLLQEKDPAHIFAEPVNLSEVPDYLEFISKPMDFSTMRRKLESHLYRTLEEFEEDFNLIVTNCMKYNAKDTIFHRAAVRLRDLGGAILRHARRQAENIGYDPERGTHLPESPKLEDFYRFSWEDVDNILIPENRAHLSPEVQLKELLEKLDLVSAMRSSGARTRRVRLLRREINALRQKLAQPPPPPQPPSLNKTVSNGELPAEAQGDVTVLEQAPQEEPEDDGDRDDSKLPPPPTLEPTGPAPSLSEQDSPPDPPTLKPINDSKPPSRFLKPRKVEEDELLEKSPLQIGSEPLQRLLSDNGINRVSLMAPDVPAGTPLSGVGRRTSVLFKKAKNGVKLQRSPDRALENGEDHGAVGSPASPASIEDEQHSRKRPRSRSCSESEGERSPRQEEETGVTNGFGKHTESGSDSECSLGLSGGLAFEACSGLTPPKRSRGKPALSRVPFLEGVNGDSDYSSSGRSLLMPFEDRGDLEPLELVWAKCRGYPSYPALIIDPKMPREGLLHNGVPIPVPPLDVLKLGEQKQAEAGEKLFLVLFFDNKRTWQWLPRDKVLPLGVEDTVDKLKMLEGRKTSIRKSVQVAYDRAMIHLSRVRGPHSFVTSSYL, translated from the exons ATGAGGAAGCCGCGCCGGAAGTCGCGGCAGAATGCCGAGGGCCGGCGTTCCCCATCCCCCTACAGTCTGAAGTGTTCACCTACTCGGGAGACCTTAACATATGCCCAGGCCCAGCGGATCGTTGAGGTGGACATTGATGGACGCCTGCATCGAATCAGCATCTATGACCCACTCAAAATCATTACAGAGGATGAGCTGACCGCCCAGGATATTACCGAATGCAATAGTAACAAGGAAAACAGTGAGCAGCCTCAGTTCCCTGGTAAGTCCAAAAAACCCTCCTCCAAGGGCAAGAAGAAGGAGTCCTGTTCCAAACATGGATCTGGCACTTCCTTCCACCTCCCGCAACCCAGCTTTCGCATGGTGGACTCAGGCAGCCAGCCAGAAGCACCCCCACTGCCTGCTGCCTACTATCGCTACATCGAGAAGCCACCTGAAGACCTGGATGCCGAAGTAGAGTATGACATGGATGAGGAGGACCTTGCCTGGCTGGACATGGTGAACGAGAAGCGACGTGTAGATGGGCATAGTGTGGTGTCAGCAGACACCTTTGAGCTGCTGGTAGACCGGCTTGAGAAGGAGTCCTACTTGGAGAGTCGCAGCAGTGGGGCCCAGCAGTCACTTATTGATGAAGACGCCTTTTGCTGTGTGTGCCTGGATGACGAATGCCACAATAGCAATGTCATTCTCTTCTGTGACATCTGCAACCTTGCTGTACACCAGGAGTGCTATGGTGTCCCCTATATCCCTGAGGGCCAGTGGCTATGTCGCTGCTGCCTACAATCTCCCTCCCGGCCTGTGGATTGCGTCCTATGCCCCAATAAGGGTGGCGCCTTCAAACAGACCAGCGATGGGCACTGGGCGCACGTGGTGTGTGCCATCTGGATCCCTGAAGTCTGCTTCGCTAACACCGTGTTCCTGGAGCCCATTGAGGGCATCGACAACATCCCACCTGCCCGCTGGAAACTAACCTGCTATATCTGCAAGCAGAAGGGACTGGGGGCAGCCATCCAGTGCCATAAGGTGAACTGCTACACGGCCTTCCATGTGACATGTGCACAGCGGGCTGGGCTTTTCATGAAGATTGAGCCTATGCGTGAGACCAGCCTCAATGGCACCATCTTCACAGTACGCAAGACTGCCTACTGTGAGGCCCACTCACCGCCAGGTGCTGCCACTACTAGGAGGAAGGGTGACTCCCCTGGAAGCCTCAGTGAGGCTGGGGATGAGGAAGGGCTGAAGGAGGGgtgtggagaggaggaagagaaggaagaggtggaagaggaagaggaagatgaaggCCAAGGTGGGGTAGGTGGCCCCCTCAAGGGACTGCCCAAGAAGAACAAGATGGCTTTGAAGCAGAAGATCAAGAAGGAGCCAGAGGAAGTGAGCCGAGATACACCCTCCACTGTCCCCATGGTCACTGTCCCACAGATACCTTCTTATAG GTTGAACAAGATCTGTAGTGGTCTCTCCTTTCAGAGGAAAAACCAGTTCATACAGCGGCTTCACAACTATTGGCTATTGAAGCGGCAGGCACGGAACGGCGTCCCTCTCATCCGACGCCTGCATTCCCACCTGCAGTCCCAAAGAAATGCTGAGCAG CGAGAGCAGGACGAGAAGACAAGTGCAGTGAAGGAAGAGCTAAAATACTGGCAGAAGCTCCGGCACGACTTGGAGCGGGCGCGGCTGCTGATTGAGCTGATTCGGAAAAGAGAGAAGCTCAAGAGGGAACAG GTCAAGATCCAGCAGGCTGCCATGGAGCTGGAGCTGATGCCATTCAATGTTCTGCTGAGGACCACACTGGACTTGCTGCAGGAGAAGGATCCGGCACACATCTTTGCTGAACCTGTCAACCTGAGTGAG GTTCCAGATTACTTGGAATTCATATCCAAGCCAATGGATTTTTCTACTATGAGGCGGAAGCTGGAGTCTCATCTATACCGCACCTTGGAGGAGTTTGAGGAGGACTTTAACCTTATAGTTACCAACTGCATGAAGTATAATGCTAAAGACACAATTTTCCACCGAGCAGCTGTCCGTCTGCGGGACCTGGGAGGGGCCATCTTGCGGCATGCCCGGCGGCAGGCAGAGAACATCGGCTATGACCCCGAGAGGGGCACCCACTTGCCTGAGTCACCCAAATTGGAGGACTTTTACCGCTTCTCCTGGGAAGACG TGGACAACATCCTCATCCCAGAGAACCGGGCCCATTTGTCCCCGGAGGTGCAGCTGAAGGAGCTGCTGGAGaaattggacctggtgagtgccaTGCGGTCCAGTGGGGCCCGGACCCGCCGCGTCCGCCTACTGCGCAGAGAGATCAATGCACTTCGGCAGAAGCTGgcacagccaccaccaccaccacagccacCATCACTGAACAAGACTGTGTCCAATGGGGAGCTGCCAGCCGAGGCCCAGGGGGATGTGACTGTGTTGGAGCAAGCCCCACAGGAGGAGCCAGAAGACGATGGGGACAGAG ACGATTCCAAACTGCCTCCCCCACCAACCCTGGAGCCCACTGGGCCTGCACCTTCCCTGTCTGAGCAAGACTCTCCTCCAGACCCTCCTACTCTGAAACCCATTAATGATAGCAAACCTCCAAGCCGATTCCTAAAGCCCAGAAAGGTGGAAGAGGATGAGCTCTTGGAAAAATCACCTCTGCAGATTGGGAGTGAGCCCTTGCAACGCCTGCTCAGTGACAATGGCATCAACAGAGTGTCTCTCATGGCCCCTGATGTCCCTGCTGGTACCCCACTCAGTGGCGTGGGCCGCCGCACGTCAGTCCTCTTCAAGAAGGCCAAGAATGGGGTTAAGCTACAGAGGAGCCCAGATAGGGCCCTAGAGAATGGTGAGGACCATGGTGCAGTGGGCTCTCCTGCCTCTCCGGCCAGCATCGAGGATGAGCAACACTCCCGGAAGCGGCCAAGAAGCAGGAGCTGTAGTGAGAGCGAAGGGGAGAGGTCCCCCcggcaggaggaggagacag GCGTGACCAACGGCTTTGGAAAACACACCGAAAGCGGGTCTGACTCAGAATGTAGTTTGGGTCTCAGTGGTGGACTGGCATTTGAAGCTTGCAG TGGTCTGACGCCCCCCAAACGCAGCCGTGGGAAGCCAGCCCTATCTCGCGTCCCCTTCCTGGAAGGTGTAAATGGAGATTCTGACTACAGCAGCTCAG GCAGAAGCCTCCTGATGCCCTTTGAAGACCGCGGAGACCTGGAGCCCCTGGAGCTGGTGTGGGCCAAGTGCCGAGGCTATCCCTCCTACCCTGCCTTG
- the BRPF3 gene encoding bromodomain and PHD finger-containing protein 3 isoform X3 has product MRKPRRKSRQNAEGRRSPSPYSLKCSPTRETLTYAQAQRIVEVDIDGRLHRISIYDPLKIITEDELTAQDITECNSNKENSEQPQFPGKSKKPSSKGKKKESCSKHGSGTSFHLPQPSFRMVDSGSQPEAPPLPAAYYRYIEKPPEDLDAEVEYDMDEEDLAWLDMVNEKRRVDGHSVVSADTFELLVDRLEKESYLESRSSGAQQSLIDEDAFCCVCLDDECHNSNVILFCDICNLAVHQECYGVPYIPEGQWLCRCCLQSPSRPVDCVLCPNKGGAFKQTSDGHWAHVVCAIWIPEVCFANTVFLEPIEGIDNIPPARWKLTCYICKQKGLGAAIQCHKVNCYTAFHVTCAQRAGLFMKIEPMRETSLNGTIFTVRKTAYCEAHSPPGAATTRRKGDSPGSLSEAGDEEGLKEGCGEEEEKEEVEEEEEDEGQGGVGGPLKGLPKKNKMALKQKIKKEPEEVSRDTPSTVPMVTVPQIPSYRLNKICSGLSFQRKNQFIQRLHNYWLLKRQARNGVPLIRRLHSHLQSQRNAEQREQDEKTSAVKEELKYWQKLRHDLERARLLIELIRKREKLKREQVKIQQAAMELELMPFNVLLRTTLDLLQEKDPAHIFAEPVNLSEVPDYLEFISKPMDFSTMRRKLESHLYRTLEEFEEDFNLIVTNCMKYNAKDTIFHRAAVRLRDLGGAILRHARRQAENIGYDPERGTHLPESPKLEDFYRFSWEDVDNILIPENRAHLSPEVQLKELLEKLDLVSAMRSSGARTRRVRLLRREINALRQKLAQPPPPPQPPSLNKTVSNGELPAEAQGDVTVLEQAPQEEPEDDGDRDDSKLPPPPTLEPTGPAPSLSEQDSPPDPPTLKPINDSKPPSRFLKPRKVEEDELLEKSPLQIGSEPLQRLLSDNGINRVSLMAPDVPAGTPLSGVGRRTSVLFKKAKNGVKLQRSPDRALENGEDHGAVGSPASPASIEDEQHSRKRPRSRSCSESEGERSPRQEEETGVTNGFGKHTESGSDSECSLGLSGGLAFEACSNHMEKNWSACLLKNSISV; this is encoded by the exons ATGAGGAAGCCGCGCCGGAAGTCGCGGCAGAATGCCGAGGGCCGGCGTTCCCCATCCCCCTACAGTCTGAAGTGTTCACCTACTCGGGAGACCTTAACATATGCCCAGGCCCAGCGGATCGTTGAGGTGGACATTGATGGACGCCTGCATCGAATCAGCATCTATGACCCACTCAAAATCATTACAGAGGATGAGCTGACCGCCCAGGATATTACCGAATGCAATAGTAACAAGGAAAACAGTGAGCAGCCTCAGTTCCCTGGTAAGTCCAAAAAACCCTCCTCCAAGGGCAAGAAGAAGGAGTCCTGTTCCAAACATGGATCTGGCACTTCCTTCCACCTCCCGCAACCCAGCTTTCGCATGGTGGACTCAGGCAGCCAGCCAGAAGCACCCCCACTGCCTGCTGCCTACTATCGCTACATCGAGAAGCCACCTGAAGACCTGGATGCCGAAGTAGAGTATGACATGGATGAGGAGGACCTTGCCTGGCTGGACATGGTGAACGAGAAGCGACGTGTAGATGGGCATAGTGTGGTGTCAGCAGACACCTTTGAGCTGCTGGTAGACCGGCTTGAGAAGGAGTCCTACTTGGAGAGTCGCAGCAGTGGGGCCCAGCAGTCACTTATTGATGAAGACGCCTTTTGCTGTGTGTGCCTGGATGACGAATGCCACAATAGCAATGTCATTCTCTTCTGTGACATCTGCAACCTTGCTGTACACCAGGAGTGCTATGGTGTCCCCTATATCCCTGAGGGCCAGTGGCTATGTCGCTGCTGCCTACAATCTCCCTCCCGGCCTGTGGATTGCGTCCTATGCCCCAATAAGGGTGGCGCCTTCAAACAGACCAGCGATGGGCACTGGGCGCACGTGGTGTGTGCCATCTGGATCCCTGAAGTCTGCTTCGCTAACACCGTGTTCCTGGAGCCCATTGAGGGCATCGACAACATCCCACCTGCCCGCTGGAAACTAACCTGCTATATCTGCAAGCAGAAGGGACTGGGGGCAGCCATCCAGTGCCATAAGGTGAACTGCTACACGGCCTTCCATGTGACATGTGCACAGCGGGCTGGGCTTTTCATGAAGATTGAGCCTATGCGTGAGACCAGCCTCAATGGCACCATCTTCACAGTACGCAAGACTGCCTACTGTGAGGCCCACTCACCGCCAGGTGCTGCCACTACTAGGAGGAAGGGTGACTCCCCTGGAAGCCTCAGTGAGGCTGGGGATGAGGAAGGGCTGAAGGAGGGgtgtggagaggaggaagagaaggaagaggtggaagaggaagaggaagatgaaggCCAAGGTGGGGTAGGTGGCCCCCTCAAGGGACTGCCCAAGAAGAACAAGATGGCTTTGAAGCAGAAGATCAAGAAGGAGCCAGAGGAAGTGAGCCGAGATACACCCTCCACTGTCCCCATGGTCACTGTCCCACAGATACCTTCTTATAG GTTGAACAAGATCTGTAGTGGTCTCTCCTTTCAGAGGAAAAACCAGTTCATACAGCGGCTTCACAACTATTGGCTATTGAAGCGGCAGGCACGGAACGGCGTCCCTCTCATCCGACGCCTGCATTCCCACCTGCAGTCCCAAAGAAATGCTGAGCAG CGAGAGCAGGACGAGAAGACAAGTGCAGTGAAGGAAGAGCTAAAATACTGGCAGAAGCTCCGGCACGACTTGGAGCGGGCGCGGCTGCTGATTGAGCTGATTCGGAAAAGAGAGAAGCTCAAGAGGGAACAG GTCAAGATCCAGCAGGCTGCCATGGAGCTGGAGCTGATGCCATTCAATGTTCTGCTGAGGACCACACTGGACTTGCTGCAGGAGAAGGATCCGGCACACATCTTTGCTGAACCTGTCAACCTGAGTGAG GTTCCAGATTACTTGGAATTCATATCCAAGCCAATGGATTTTTCTACTATGAGGCGGAAGCTGGAGTCTCATCTATACCGCACCTTGGAGGAGTTTGAGGAGGACTTTAACCTTATAGTTACCAACTGCATGAAGTATAATGCTAAAGACACAATTTTCCACCGAGCAGCTGTCCGTCTGCGGGACCTGGGAGGGGCCATCTTGCGGCATGCCCGGCGGCAGGCAGAGAACATCGGCTATGACCCCGAGAGGGGCACCCACTTGCCTGAGTCACCCAAATTGGAGGACTTTTACCGCTTCTCCTGGGAAGACG TGGACAACATCCTCATCCCAGAGAACCGGGCCCATTTGTCCCCGGAGGTGCAGCTGAAGGAGCTGCTGGAGaaattggacctggtgagtgccaTGCGGTCCAGTGGGGCCCGGACCCGCCGCGTCCGCCTACTGCGCAGAGAGATCAATGCACTTCGGCAGAAGCTGgcacagccaccaccaccaccacagccacCATCACTGAACAAGACTGTGTCCAATGGGGAGCTGCCAGCCGAGGCCCAGGGGGATGTGACTGTGTTGGAGCAAGCCCCACAGGAGGAGCCAGAAGACGATGGGGACAGAG ACGATTCCAAACTGCCTCCCCCACCAACCCTGGAGCCCACTGGGCCTGCACCTTCCCTGTCTGAGCAAGACTCTCCTCCAGACCCTCCTACTCTGAAACCCATTAATGATAGCAAACCTCCAAGCCGATTCCTAAAGCCCAGAAAGGTGGAAGAGGATGAGCTCTTGGAAAAATCACCTCTGCAGATTGGGAGTGAGCCCTTGCAACGCCTGCTCAGTGACAATGGCATCAACAGAGTGTCTCTCATGGCCCCTGATGTCCCTGCTGGTACCCCACTCAGTGGCGTGGGCCGCCGCACGTCAGTCCTCTTCAAGAAGGCCAAGAATGGGGTTAAGCTACAGAGGAGCCCAGATAGGGCCCTAGAGAATGGTGAGGACCATGGTGCAGTGGGCTCTCCTGCCTCTCCGGCCAGCATCGAGGATGAGCAACACTCCCGGAAGCGGCCAAGAAGCAGGAGCTGTAGTGAGAGCGAAGGGGAGAGGTCCCCCcggcaggaggaggagacag GCGTGACCAACGGCTTTGGAAAACACACCGAAAGCGGGTCTGACTCAGAATGTAGTTTGGGTCTCAGTGGTGGACTGGCATTTGAAGCTTGCAG TAACCACATGGAAAAAAATTGGTCTGCTTGTTTGTTAAAAAATTCCATCTCTGTCTAA